A single Streptomyces mirabilis DNA region contains:
- a CDS encoding GAF and ANTAR domain-containing protein, whose product MRSDNRSARIQVLVAEQAARRGARVGVVDVCTAAVAALPVGGAGLSAMSRSAASHPLCSTDDVSEQLEELQLTLGEGPCVDAFTKGSAVLTPDLLAAEVQDRWAVFADAALEAGARAVYAFPLQMGAISPGVLDLYSQVPGRLNAEELADALAFADTATLVLLDSRIDGEEDLAGGCSTDGRYEDLGVYRAEIDQATGMLTAQLGVSAEDAFVRLRAYAYARGRRLAAVAADVVAHRLTFPPAADRDQTDDEA is encoded by the coding sequence GTGAGGTCCGACAACCGGTCGGCCCGGATCCAGGTACTGGTCGCCGAGCAGGCGGCCCGGCGGGGTGCCCGGGTCGGCGTGGTGGACGTGTGCACCGCAGCGGTGGCCGCACTGCCGGTCGGCGGGGCCGGACTTTCCGCGATGTCCAGATCTGCGGCCAGCCATCCGTTGTGCAGCACCGACGATGTCAGCGAGCAGTTGGAGGAGCTCCAGCTCACCTTGGGCGAAGGGCCTTGCGTGGATGCCTTCACAAAGGGTTCCGCCGTACTGACGCCCGATCTGCTCGCCGCCGAAGTGCAGGACCGCTGGGCCGTGTTCGCCGACGCGGCCCTGGAAGCCGGGGCACGCGCCGTCTACGCCTTCCCTCTGCAAATGGGTGCGATCAGCCCCGGAGTTCTGGACCTGTACTCCCAAGTCCCGGGCAGGTTGAACGCGGAGGAGCTGGCCGATGCGTTGGCTTTCGCCGACACCGCCACTCTGGTCCTGCTCGACTCCCGGATCGACGGGGAGGAAGACCTCGCCGGCGGATGCTCGACGGACGGTCGCTACGAGGACCTGGGCGTGTACCGAGCGGAGATCGACCAGGCCACGGGCATGCTGACGGCCCAGCTCGGAGTCAGTGCCGAAGACGCCTTCGTCCGGCTGCGCGCCTACGCCTACGCGAGAGGACGCCGCCTTGCCGCGGTGGCCGCCGACGTGGTCGCCCACCGGCTCACGTTCCCCCCGGCCGCGGACAGGGATCAGACCGACGATGAAGCCTGA
- a CDS encoding GAF and ANTAR domain-containing protein: protein MNQRLLAKTFVELADNLVADFDLIDFLRLLTDRCVGMLGASAAGVLLADRDGELRVMAASDEQVRLLELFQLQNDEGPCLDCFRTGAPVIVANLSGEADRWPRFVAAAHRSGFGSVQALPMRLRDEVVGALNLFHAAPGPFEPDATPLAQALADVATISLLQQRTAHRSTVLNEQLQSALNSRVLIEQAKGKLAERRGIDMEQAFTTLRGYARAHNRRLSDLARAFIDDSEALPGLRT from the coding sequence ATGAATCAGCGACTCCTGGCCAAGACCTTCGTCGAGCTGGCGGACAACCTGGTCGCCGACTTCGACCTGATCGATTTCCTGCGTCTGCTGACCGACCGCTGTGTGGGCATGCTCGGCGCGAGTGCCGCAGGCGTGCTGCTCGCGGACCGCGACGGCGAACTCCGCGTCATGGCCGCCTCCGACGAACAGGTGCGCCTGCTGGAGCTCTTCCAGCTGCAGAACGACGAAGGGCCGTGCCTGGACTGCTTCCGCACCGGCGCACCGGTGATCGTCGCCAACCTGAGCGGGGAGGCCGACCGCTGGCCACGCTTTGTCGCGGCGGCCCACCGCAGCGGGTTCGGGTCGGTCCAGGCCCTGCCGATGCGTCTACGGGACGAGGTCGTAGGGGCCCTGAACCTCTTCCACGCCGCCCCGGGCCCCTTCGAGCCGGACGCCACGCCGCTCGCCCAGGCCCTGGCCGACGTCGCCACCATCAGCCTGCTGCAACAACGCACCGCGCACCGCAGCACCGTCCTCAACGAGCAACTGCAGAGCGCGTTGAACAGCCGCGTCCTGATCGAACAGGCCAAGGGAAAACTCGCCGAACGCCGGGGCATCGACATGGAACAAGCCTTCACCACACTGCGCGGTTACGCCCGTGCTCACAACCGGCGCCTGTCCGACCTGGCCCGCGCGTTCATCGACGACTCCGAAGCCCTCCCCGGCCTGAGGACCTGA
- a CDS encoding CsbD family protein, with protein MSVGRTVKNKTQEIKGWITEVFGRATRNRKLERQGKVERVSGNLRQAGEKARHAFRR; from the coding sequence ATGAGCGTTGGACGAACCGTCAAGAACAAGACTCAGGAAATCAAGGGCTGGATCACTGAAGTGTTCGGCCGGGCCACCCGCAACAGGAAACTGGAACGGCAGGGCAAGGTCGAACGGGTCTCCGGCAATCTGAGGCAGGCGGGCGAAAAAGCGAGGCACGCCTTCAGACGGTGA
- a CDS encoding PRC-barrel domain-containing protein — MIQAADIREWRDHDVVDPKGRKIGVLEAIYVDTTTDEPAVATVRTGLPTRQRLVFVPLDEAILGPGYLKVSYAKSLVRKAPSIGTDDILPAEQEKGIFQHYDMTYQPGVKGERQLARR, encoded by the coding sequence ATGATCCAGGCAGCCGATATCCGTGAGTGGCGCGACCACGATGTCGTGGACCCGAAAGGGCGCAAGATCGGCGTACTCGAAGCGATCTATGTGGACACCACCACCGACGAACCCGCCGTGGCCACCGTGCGAACTGGGCTGCCCACCCGCCAGCGCCTGGTTTTCGTCCCCCTCGACGAGGCGATCCTCGGGCCGGGCTACCTCAAGGTCTCCTACGCCAAGAGCCTGGTGAGAAAGGCTCCTTCGATCGGCACGGACGATATCCTGCCCGCCGAGCAGGAGAAGGGGATCTTCCAGCACTACGACATGACCTACCAGCCAGGCGTGAAGGGCGAACGCCAACTCGCACGCCGCTGA
- a CDS encoding DUF5994 family protein encodes MTATMFDKPAVEDRIFSSSPSPLRLQLAPPGTAPALIDGAWWPHSRDLTAELPTLTAVLDPLWGRITHVTVNPMFWPVIPRKVPVQGHVVKVGWFKAEQDPHKLLLLSYTAGRWDLLVIPPETDAVTAARLMTTATDPARCLTASGLIQEAELFRIATEAEAAAWDSARETVWDSEGGHDARHTSSHSPVGAAIGRVPIPAAGM; translated from the coding sequence ATGACCGCAACCATGTTCGACAAGCCCGCGGTCGAAGACCGGATCTTCTCTTCTTCACCGTCACCTCTCCGGCTGCAGCTGGCGCCACCCGGCACGGCCCCCGCCCTGATCGACGGCGCATGGTGGCCACACTCCCGCGACCTGACCGCCGAGCTGCCCACGCTCACCGCCGTTTTGGACCCGCTGTGGGGGCGGATCACCCACGTCACCGTGAACCCCATGTTCTGGCCGGTCATCCCCCGCAAGGTTCCCGTCCAGGGCCATGTGGTGAAGGTCGGCTGGTTCAAGGCCGAGCAGGACCCGCACAAACTGCTGCTGCTCTCCTACACCGCGGGCCGCTGGGACCTACTGGTGATCCCGCCCGAGACCGACGCCGTCACGGCCGCCCGGCTGATGACCACCGCCACGGATCCCGCACGCTGCCTCACCGCGAGCGGCCTGATCCAGGAAGCCGAGCTCTTCCGCATCGCCACCGAGGCCGAGGCCGCCGCATGGGACTCGGCCCGGGAAACGGTCTGGGATTCCGAAGGCGGACACGACGCCCGCCACACCTCCTCACACAGTCCCGTGGGCGCCGCCATCGGCCGCGTGCCGATTCCGGCGGCGGGCATGTGA
- a CDS encoding slipin family protein, with amino-acid sequence MATLIIVLVVLVVLVLIGLAMAIRIVRQYEQGVLFRFGRLVGPRAPGLRFIIPFVDVLHRVSLRIVTMPIQSQGIITRDNVSVDVSAVAYFRVVDAVKSVIAIENVNSAINQIAQTTLRKVVGQHTLDETLSETDRINLDIRQILDVTTAEWGVQVTLVELKDIQLPESMKRAMARQAEAEREKRAKIINAEGESLAAAALGEASDTMMAHPLALQLRNLQSLVEIGVDKNTTVVFPAPLMSTIGELGAFLARETTAAATTAPPSPSPVPALGLTESARVPAPHGATESL; translated from the coding sequence ATGGCCACCTTGATCATTGTCCTGGTGGTGCTCGTCGTCCTGGTCCTGATCGGGCTGGCGATGGCCATCCGTATCGTCCGGCAGTACGAGCAGGGTGTCCTGTTCCGGTTCGGCCGGCTGGTCGGCCCGCGCGCACCCGGGCTGCGGTTCATCATCCCCTTCGTCGACGTCCTGCACCGCGTGTCGCTGCGCATCGTCACCATGCCGATCCAGTCCCAGGGCATCATCACCCGCGACAACGTCAGCGTCGATGTCTCCGCCGTGGCCTACTTCCGCGTGGTCGACGCGGTCAAGTCGGTCATCGCGATCGAGAACGTGAACTCGGCGATCAACCAGATCGCCCAGACCACCCTGCGGAAGGTCGTCGGCCAGCACACCCTGGACGAGACCTTGTCCGAGACCGACCGCATCAACTTGGACATCCGTCAGATCCTCGACGTCACCACCGCCGAGTGGGGCGTGCAGGTCACCCTGGTCGAGCTCAAGGACATCCAACTGCCCGAGTCCATGAAGCGCGCGATGGCCAGGCAGGCCGAGGCCGAGCGGGAGAAGCGCGCCAAGATCATCAACGCCGAGGGCGAGTCCCTGGCCGCTGCCGCTCTGGGCGAGGCCTCCGACACCATGATGGCCCACCCACTCGCCCTGCAACTGCGCAACCTGCAGAGCCTGGTCGAGATCGGCGTGGACAAGAACACCACCGTCGTCTTCCCCGCACCACTGATGAGCACCATCGGAGAACTCGGCGCCTTCCTCGCCCGCGAAACGACCGCGGCAGCCACCACAGCGCCACCGTCCCCCAGCCCCGTACCGGCTCTCGGCCTGACCGAGTCCGCTCGCGTGCCGGCACCGCATGGAGCGACCGAGAGCCTGTGA
- the mgtA gene encoding magnesium-translocating P-type ATPase, with protein MSVSAPAQPPVFLPGVVSAAVLSGDDVLRGLGVVALEGLSGEEVLRRQAQFGPNAVATHRARVFPVLWHQLRSPLLGLLVAAAVASFLVGERSDAVIIGLIVSVSVGLGFVNEYRAEKAAEALHSQIHHQTVALRDGRATLVDVTALVPGDLVELRLGDIVPADLRLLEATGLACDESVLTGESLPVDKNLAAVAAGTPLAELSGCALMGTVVRAGAARGVVVATGAHTEFGKIAAGLDTHPLDTEFQVGLRRFSLLLVYVAGALTTSIFVINVALHKPIIDALLFSLAIAVGITPQLLPAVVSTSLAAGSRRMSRRKVLVKRLVCIEDLGDVDVLFTDKTGTLTMGRIEYMRAVPADGHGSDAVTRWGLLSTENAARDAQDVGGNPLDQALWRSPATVGERAALDGYTQVAVLPFDHERRMVSVLVRDSNGHTSLVTKGAPETVLGRCVDVPPEARQALAAEFAAGNRVVAVATRPVAPGSQAVEPEDERGLSLAGLLVFLDPPKADAATALRRLSGLGIAVKVVTGDNAAVAAKVCRDLGLTDTGAMTGSEVDALDDAQLAEAITRTTVFARVSPEAKARIVHAQRRSHGGVAFLGDGVNDALALHAADVGISVDSATDVAKDAADVILLEKDLNVLADGVAEGRRIFANTIKYVLMGTSSNFGNMASAAGASLFLSFLPMLPSQILLNNLLYDSSQLAIPTDNVDEEQLRKPSHWDIAFIRRFMISFGPLSSVFDFVTFGVMLWVFHSGPAQFRSGWFVESLATQTLVIFAIRTRRIPFFRSHPSLPLTLAALGVVTIGAVLPATPLAHTLGFQPLPGAFFATLVGMILAYLALIEIGKRLFYGAAVTAPQVPRHYHSRRHLRRRAGRFSTAAPRPTPADGPL; from the coding sequence ATGAGCGTCTCTGCTCCGGCGCAGCCGCCTGTGTTCTTGCCCGGGGTGGTGTCGGCGGCGGTGTTGTCGGGGGACGACGTCCTGCGCGGACTCGGCGTCGTCGCCTTGGAGGGCCTGAGCGGCGAGGAGGTCCTGCGCCGCCAGGCACAGTTCGGCCCGAACGCGGTCGCCACTCACCGCGCCCGCGTGTTCCCTGTGCTGTGGCATCAGCTCCGCTCGCCGCTGCTCGGGCTGCTGGTGGCGGCCGCTGTCGCGTCCTTCCTGGTCGGGGAGCGAAGTGATGCGGTGATCATCGGGCTGATCGTGAGTGTGTCCGTGGGACTGGGCTTCGTCAATGAGTACCGGGCCGAGAAGGCCGCCGAGGCACTGCACTCGCAGATCCACCACCAGACCGTGGCGCTGCGCGACGGCCGGGCCACGCTGGTGGATGTCACGGCGCTGGTCCCCGGTGATCTGGTGGAACTGCGTCTGGGCGACATCGTGCCGGCGGACCTGCGGCTGCTGGAGGCCACCGGTTTGGCGTGCGACGAGTCGGTGCTGACGGGCGAGTCGCTGCCGGTGGACAAGAACCTCGCCGCGGTCGCGGCCGGGACCCCGTTGGCCGAATTGTCCGGGTGCGCTCTGATGGGCACGGTCGTCCGGGCCGGCGCTGCCCGCGGGGTGGTGGTGGCCACCGGGGCGCACACCGAGTTCGGCAAGATCGCCGCGGGGCTCGACACCCACCCGCTCGACACCGAGTTCCAGGTCGGCCTGCGGCGCTTCTCGCTGCTGCTGGTCTACGTCGCGGGTGCGTTGACGACCTCGATCTTCGTGATCAACGTCGCCCTGCACAAGCCGATCATCGACGCGCTGCTGTTCTCACTGGCTATCGCGGTCGGTATCACCCCGCAGCTGCTGCCCGCTGTCGTCTCGACCAGTCTTGCCGCCGGGTCGCGCCGGATGAGCCGGCGCAAGGTGCTCGTCAAGCGGCTGGTGTGCATCGAGGACCTGGGCGACGTCGATGTCCTGTTCACCGACAAGACCGGCACGCTCACCATGGGCCGTATCGAGTACATGCGCGCCGTTCCCGCCGACGGCCACGGCTCCGACGCGGTGACGCGATGGGGACTGCTCAGTACCGAGAACGCAGCGAGGGATGCGCAGGACGTCGGCGGGAACCCGCTGGACCAGGCCCTGTGGCGGTCTCCGGCCACCGTCGGCGAGCGGGCCGCGCTGGACGGGTACACACAGGTCGCGGTGCTGCCCTTCGATCACGAACGGCGCATGGTCTCGGTCCTCGTGCGGGACAGCAACGGCCATACGAGCCTGGTCACCAAGGGCGCCCCGGAGACCGTCCTGGGCCGCTGCGTCGACGTCCCGCCCGAAGCCCGTCAGGCGCTGGCGGCTGAGTTCGCGGCAGGGAACCGGGTGGTTGCCGTCGCCACCCGGCCCGTCGCCCCCGGATCGCAGGCCGTGGAGCCCGAGGACGAGCGGGGGTTGAGCCTGGCCGGGCTGCTGGTGTTCCTCGACCCGCCCAAGGCGGACGCCGCCACGGCCCTGCGCAGACTCTCCGGCCTCGGCATCGCGGTGAAGGTCGTCACCGGCGACAACGCCGCAGTCGCCGCAAAGGTCTGCCGTGACCTGGGGCTCACCGATACGGGCGCGATGACCGGCAGCGAGGTCGACGCACTGGACGACGCACAACTGGCCGAGGCGATCACCCGGACCACCGTCTTCGCGCGCGTGAGTCCCGAGGCCAAGGCGCGGATCGTGCACGCGCAACGGCGCAGCCACGGCGGCGTGGCCTTCCTGGGCGACGGGGTCAATGACGCACTGGCTCTGCACGCGGCCGACGTGGGCATCTCCGTCGACTCGGCCACCGATGTCGCCAAGGACGCGGCCGACGTCATCCTGCTGGAGAAAGACCTCAATGTCCTCGCGGACGGTGTGGCCGAGGGGCGCCGGATCTTCGCCAACACCATCAAGTACGTGTTGATGGGCACCTCGAGCAACTTCGGCAACATGGCCTCCGCCGCGGGCGCCTCGCTGTTCCTGTCCTTCCTGCCGATGCTTCCCTCGCAGATCCTGCTGAACAACCTTCTCTACGACAGCAGTCAGCTGGCCATCCCGACGGACAACGTGGACGAGGAGCAGCTGCGGAAGCCCTCGCACTGGGACATCGCCTTCATCCGCCGATTCATGATCTCCTTCGGACCGCTCAGCTCGGTGTTCGACTTCGTCACCTTCGGCGTCATGCTCTGGGTCTTCCACTCGGGGCCGGCCCAGTTCCGCTCCGGCTGGTTCGTCGAATCGCTGGCCACCCAGACCCTGGTGATCTTCGCCATCCGCACCCGGCGTATCCCGTTCTTCCGCAGCCACCCCAGCCTGCCGCTGACACTCGCCGCGCTCGGCGTCGTCACGATCGGCGCCGTGCTGCCGGCCACCCCACTCGCCCACACTCTGGGTTTCCAACCGCTTCCCGGGGCGTTCTTCGCCACGCTGGTCGGCATGATCCTCGCCTACCTGGCCCTCATCGAGATCGGTAAACGGCTCTTCTACGGAGCTGCAGTCACGGCACCTCAGGTTCCCAGGCACTACCACAGCCGCCGTCACCTGCGGCGCCGTGCGGGCCGCTTCAGCACCGCGGCGCCCCGCCCCACACCGGCCGACGGCCCGCTCTGA
- a CDS encoding DUF5994 family protein — MEPTAGHSATTAKRPSPPQPPVRLSLAPHKAVPGGFDGAWWPYSHNLADELPVVVQAMDGVGSITRVIPGIERWPDIPHRVAVGGQFVSAGWFASGHEQNVVEGEPVDDGRAEPGIREGLAVQRFTAEPWTQSSP; from the coding sequence ATGGAACCGACTGCCGGCCACTCCGCGACCACGGCGAAGCGCCCCTCCCCACCACAGCCGCCAGTCCGGCTTTCACTGGCGCCGCACAAAGCCGTCCCGGGCGGATTCGACGGCGCCTGGTGGCCGTACTCCCACAACCTCGCCGACGAACTGCCCGTTGTGGTGCAAGCGATGGACGGGGTGGGCAGCATCACGAGGGTCATTCCGGGGATCGAGCGGTGGCCCGATATCCCGCACCGGGTAGCCGTCGGCGGGCAGTTCGTCAGCGCAGGATGGTTCGCGTCCGGGCACGAGCAGAACGTGGTTGAAGGTGAACCCGTCGACGATGGCCGTGCAGAGCCGGGGATCCGTGAAGGTCTCGCTGTCCAACGCTTCACCGCCGAACCGTGGACGCAGTCATCACCCTGA
- a CDS encoding DUF5994 family protein: MSTSRGPLDGAWWPRSRDLTDELSALADVLDPLSGRITRIAVNSTYWPAIPSRVPVNGHVVKVGWFTTELDPHKILLLSHTTGSWNLLVIPPETSAPAAARLMAAATDSARPPTTASALMTAEHALHGSSMTALDQDSEGTWEDGDDASAHRAAAARPCRLITAK, translated from the coding sequence GTGAGCACGTCCCGAGGACCTCTCGACGGTGCCTGGTGGCCCCGCTCCCGGGACCTGACAGACGAACTCTCCGCTCTGGCCGACGTACTGGACCCCCTGTCCGGACGGATCACCCGGATCGCCGTCAACTCGACGTACTGGCCTGCCATCCCGAGCAGGGTGCCCGTCAACGGTCACGTGGTGAAGGTCGGTTGGTTCACGACAGAGCTGGACCCCCACAAGATCCTGCTGCTGTCCCACACCACGGGCAGCTGGAACCTGCTGGTGATACCACCGGAGACCAGCGCCCCGGCAGCCGCCCGCCTGATGGCTGCCGCGACCGACAGCGCCCGCCCTCCGACGACCGCGAGCGCGCTCATGACAGCGGAACACGCCCTCCACGGCAGTTCCATGACTGCCCTGGACCAGGATTCCGAGGGAACCTGGGAGGACGGGGATGACGCCTCCGCCCACCGGGCAGCTGCCGCCCGGCCATGCCGCCTGATCACGGCGAAGTGA
- a CDS encoding PP2C family protein-serine/threonine phosphatase: protein MAEGERRPDKGMVDRSEGFGERLLGVLLDRAHEMPPQLVAPLIAEEVARVGGRDVSILLQDYGQLVLVPLPGRRLMVGEPEPIDDSPAGTAFLYATIAEVPQADGVRMYLPLLDGSDQVGVMALTLDVVDGDDRRLLRRLAGLVADMLVTKHSYTDQFFLARRREPMSVAAEIQWSLLPPLAMSIPQVAVAGILEPAYNVAGDSFDYALNEDILHVAMVDAMGHGLDAATMATVAIGAYRHARRADVGLSEIYAFMDRAIAEQFGPDHFVTAQMMRLNVATGHLQWVNAGHPAPLLIRDHRVVRQLTGPTTLPVGFGGEDPRISEQMLRRGDRVLCFTDGLIEEHEAGEEQFGEEQLIHWVNRIEHGEKGVRAVVRALSHALKQQRGGRTSDDATLFLIEWRGGAADHLAVLD from the coding sequence GTGGCGGAAGGTGAGCGGCGGCCCGACAAGGGCATGGTGGACCGCTCGGAAGGGTTCGGTGAGCGGCTGCTGGGGGTGCTGTTGGACCGGGCACACGAGATGCCGCCGCAGCTGGTCGCCCCGCTGATCGCGGAAGAGGTGGCCAGGGTCGGTGGCCGCGACGTCTCGATCCTGCTGCAGGACTATGGCCAGCTGGTGCTGGTGCCGCTACCGGGCCGGCGGCTGATGGTCGGCGAGCCTGAGCCGATCGATGACTCTCCCGCCGGTACAGCCTTCCTGTACGCGACCATTGCCGAGGTGCCGCAGGCCGACGGTGTCCGGATGTACCTGCCGTTGCTGGACGGCAGCGACCAGGTGGGCGTGATGGCCCTCACCCTGGACGTCGTCGATGGCGACGACCGGCGGCTGCTGCGCAGGCTCGCCGGCCTGGTCGCCGACATGCTGGTCACCAAGCACAGCTATACCGACCAGTTCTTCCTCGCCCGGCGCCGCGAACCGATGAGCGTGGCCGCGGAGATCCAGTGGTCCCTGCTGCCGCCGCTGGCGATGTCCATCCCACAGGTCGCGGTGGCCGGAATCCTGGAGCCCGCCTACAACGTCGCAGGCGACAGCTTCGACTACGCCCTGAACGAAGACATCCTGCACGTGGCCATGGTCGATGCGATGGGCCACGGCCTGGACGCCGCCACGATGGCGACCGTCGCCATTGGGGCCTACCGGCACGCCCGACGTGCCGACGTCGGACTGTCCGAGATCTACGCGTTCATGGACCGGGCGATCGCCGAGCAGTTCGGACCCGACCACTTCGTCACCGCGCAGATGATGCGTCTGAACGTCGCAACGGGTCACCTGCAGTGGGTCAACGCCGGTCACCCCGCACCGCTGCTGATCCGCGACCACCGAGTCGTCCGGCAGCTGACGGGCCCGACCACCCTGCCGGTCGGCTTCGGCGGTGAGGATCCGCGGATCAGCGAGCAGATGCTCCGACGTGGCGACCGAGTGCTGTGCTTCACCGACGGCCTGATCGAGGAGCACGAGGCCGGCGAAGAACAGTTCGGCGAGGAACAGCTCATCCACTGGGTCAACCGCATCGAACACGGAGAGAAGGGAGTACGAGCGGTGGTGCGCGCGCTCTCCCACGCCCTGAAGCAGCAACGAGGCGGCCGCACCAGCGACGACGCGACCCTCTTCCTGATCGAATGGCGCGGGGGCGCGGCCGACCACCTCGCCGTCCTGGACTGA
- a CDS encoding GNAT family N-acetyltransferase has product MRSPGVHLREITDANRDAVRALRVRRDQKQFVASVSKSLKEAAKKPEANPWYRAVYRGDEPVGFVMLSWKPSAGLFEGRHFLWRLLVDKRYQRRGVGQEALTQIAALVRADGATELLTSYEPGDGEPWPFYQGFGFEPTGEMDDGEIVLRLTFPAG; this is encoded by the coding sequence ATGAGGTCCCCAGGTGTGCACCTACGGGAGATCACCGACGCAAACCGGGATGCCGTTCGTGCCCTCCGGGTCCGACGGGACCAGAAGCAGTTCGTCGCCTCCGTGTCCAAGTCGCTCAAGGAGGCGGCAAAGAAACCGGAGGCCAATCCCTGGTACCGCGCCGTATACCGTGGCGACGAGCCAGTCGGTTTCGTGATGCTGTCGTGGAAGCCGTCGGCCGGTCTTTTCGAAGGGCGGCACTTCCTCTGGCGCCTCCTCGTCGACAAGCGGTACCAGCGGCGAGGGGTCGGCCAAGAGGCGCTCACGCAGATCGCCGCCCTGGTTCGCGCGGACGGCGCCACCGAGCTGCTGACCAGCTACGAGCCCGGTGACGGCGAACCGTGGCCCTTCTACCAGGGGTTCGGGTTCGAGCCCACCGGGGAGATGGACGACGGTGAGATCGTTCTGCGGCTGACCTTCCCCGCCGGGTGA
- a CDS encoding 50S ribosomal protein bL37: MAKRGNKRRARKKKKANHGKRPNA, from the coding sequence ATGGCCAAGCGAGGGAACAAGCGACGCGCCCGTAAGAAGAAGAAGGCCAATCACGGCAAGCGTCCCAACGCCTGA
- a CDS encoding single-stranded DNA-binding protein, which yields MRATTRLALLGTSVALVAPAFGATAAQAEDGGSGNITIDKVVVNGGKPVVVGTTKVVTAKVSVTASDDSGIAETTYISAFGPKPNFAQIWYDDGEITCVKASATTSTCTGTLTFDPQAATGFVNNSAAATWDLATLVSAHDYDYIHRDAATTFKVQRYSTLTVNASPEPVKKGKTITVTGKLSRANWEDNKYHGYTNQSVKLQFRKKGSNTYTTVKTIKSNSTGNLKTTVTASTDGYFRYSFAGTTTTPAVNAAGDFVDVR from the coding sequence ATGCGCGCAACCACGCGCCTTGCCCTGCTCGGCACCAGCGTCGCGCTGGTCGCCCCCGCATTCGGTGCCACCGCCGCCCAGGCGGAAGACGGCGGCTCGGGCAACATCACGATCGACAAGGTCGTCGTCAACGGTGGCAAGCCGGTCGTGGTCGGTACCACCAAGGTGGTGACCGCCAAGGTCTCCGTGACCGCGTCGGACGATTCGGGCATCGCCGAGACCACGTACATCAGCGCCTTCGGTCCGAAGCCGAACTTCGCGCAGATCTGGTACGACGACGGCGAGATCACGTGTGTCAAGGCGAGCGCCACCACGTCGACCTGCACGGGCACGCTGACCTTCGACCCCCAGGCGGCGACCGGCTTCGTCAACAACAGCGCGGCGGCCACCTGGGACCTCGCCACGCTGGTCTCCGCCCATGACTACGACTACATCCACCGGGACGCGGCCACCACGTTCAAGGTGCAGCGCTACTCGACGCTGACGGTCAACGCCTCGCCGGAGCCGGTGAAGAAGGGCAAGACCATCACGGTCACCGGCAAGCTCTCCCGGGCCAACTGGGAGGACAACAAGTACCACGGCTACACGAACCAGTCGGTGAAGCTGCAGTTCCGCAAGAAGGGCAGCAACACCTACACCACGGTGAAGACGATCAAGTCCAACTCGACGGGCAACCTCAAGACGACCGTCACCGCCTCCACCGACGGCTACTTCCGCTACAGCTTCGCGGGCACGACGACGACTCCGGCGGTCAACGCGGCCGGCGACTTCGTGGACGTCCGATAG
- a CDS encoding TetR/AcrR family transcriptional regulator: MSTPDAVPGRETRPPRRRVHTRARLLESAERVIVEHGYAQTTIEDLCAAAGYTRGAFYSNFRGKDDLVLALFDRHSADRLDQLERLLDGSGAVSAEGVARALLEVDALERNWILLFLEFRIHAARDPRLGAKLDEHDRAVRDALAELLQRCCPGVARGVAPVGGVAATLLAIREGILARTAGEGPGAREALEAAVATLSAILPELGIASAPAAPEPES, from the coding sequence GTGAGTACACCAGACGCCGTGCCCGGACGAGAGACCCGCCCGCCCCGCCGCCGCGTGCACACCCGTGCGCGGCTGCTGGAGTCGGCTGAACGCGTCATCGTGGAGCACGGCTACGCCCAGACGACGATCGAGGACCTCTGTGCCGCCGCGGGATACACGCGAGGCGCGTTCTACTCCAACTTCCGCGGCAAGGACGACCTGGTCCTCGCGCTCTTCGACCGCCACTCGGCGGACCGTCTCGACCAGTTGGAACGGCTGCTCGACGGGTCCGGTGCCGTCTCGGCCGAGGGCGTGGCCCGGGCGTTGCTGGAGGTCGACGCGCTGGAGCGGAACTGGATCCTGCTGTTCCTGGAGTTCCGTATCCACGCCGCCAGGGATCCGCGGCTCGGCGCCAAGCTGGACGAACACGACCGAGCCGTCCGGGACGCCCTGGCAGAGCTGCTCCAGAGGTGCTGTCCCGGGGTGGCGCGCGGGGTCGCGCCGGTCGGCGGGGTCGCGGCCACCCTGCTGGCCATCCGTGAGGGCATCCTCGCCAGGACGGCGGGCGAGGGACCGGGTGCGCGGGAAGCGCTGGAGGCCGCGGTCGCGACGCTCTCGGCGATCCTTCCCGAACTCGGCATCGCGTCGGCCCCCGCGGCCCCGGAGCCGGAGTCATAG